From a single Paramagnetospirillum magnetotacticum MS-1 genomic region:
- a CDS encoding cold-shock protein, which translates to MPNGSVKWFNSTKGYGFIAPDNGGADVFVHISAVERAGLSGLNDGQKVSFDEERDPKKGKTSAVNLKVF; encoded by the coding sequence ATGCCGAACGGCAGCGTCAAATGGTTCAATAGCACCAAGGGTTACGGCTTCATCGCTCCGGACAATGGCGGCGCCGACGTGTTCGTACATATCTCTGCCGTCGAGCGGGCCGGTCTTTCTGGTCTGAATGACGGTCAGAAGGTTTCTTTTGACGAAGAGCGCGACCCCAAGAAGGGCAAGACCTCCGCGGTCAACCTCAAGGTGTTCTAA
- a CDS encoding DUF697 domain-containing protein, with the protein MSSLMCQIRACWFSVTFRRILRELTIVAAADAVGNALTTALAEALGKGLETVTVAAAEGTVAGQRMVRLGLVAIAVCRPLPFDEATTPNMLDILFADTKGGC; encoded by the coding sequence ATGAGCTCACTGATGTGTCAAATTCGGGCATGCTGGTTCAGTGTTACCTTCAGGCGCATATTGCGGGAGTTGACCATTGTGGCGGCGGCGGACGCGGTCGGCAACGCCCTGACAACGGCGCTCGCGGAAGCCTTGGGAAAGGGGCTTGAAACCGTCACGGTCGCCGCCGCCGAAGGCACGGTCGCCGGCCAGCGGATGGTTCGCCTCGGACTGGTGGCGATTGCTGTATGCCGCCCATTGCCTTTCGACGAGGCCACAACGCCGAACATGCTCGACATATTGTTTGCCGACACCAAGGGGGGATGTTGA
- a CDS encoding phospholipase D family nuclease, which translates to MQKARIRSGGWRIAFAAFGALLFSTSGAIARDPQVCFTPGEDCTGIIVDQVTSARREVLVQAYSFTSPEIVKALAAAKRRGTDVRVILDKSNTCRDGGDCEKKGAIAADTLSIAKATVLVDRRHAIAHNKIIIIDGQRAITGSFNFTRAAQDKNAENLIIIQDEDLARKYRTNWMRHADHSERYE; encoded by the coding sequence ATGCAAAAAGCCCGGATTCGATCGGGAGGCTGGCGGATCGCCTTCGCCGCTTTTGGGGCGCTGCTTTTCTCGACCTCCGGAGCAATCGCACGCGACCCTCAAGTGTGTTTCACTCCTGGCGAGGATTGCACTGGCATCATCGTCGATCAGGTGACGTCGGCTCGAAGGGAGGTCTTGGTGCAGGCCTACAGCTTCACCAGCCCCGAGATCGTAAAGGCGCTGGCCGCCGCCAAGCGCCGCGGAACTGATGTCAGGGTCATTCTCGACAAATCGAACACTTGCCGCGACGGTGGAGATTGCGAAAAGAAGGGCGCTATAGCGGCGGACACGTTGTCCATCGCCAAAGCGACGGTGTTGGTTGACCGCCGTCACGCCATCGCGCACAACAAGATCATCATCATCGATGGGCAACGCGCGATCACCGGAAGCTTCAATTTCACGCGAGCCGCCCAGGACAAGAACGCTGAGAACCTGATCATCATTCAGGATGAGGATCTGGCCAGGAAGTACCGCACGAACTGGATGCGTCATGCCGACCATTCTGAACGCTATGAATGA
- a CDS encoding helix-turn-helix transcriptional regulator has product MFERDNREDEAAELVTLAAKLKALMKPDVARRVEPDLEALLEAEGLAMRPGPRPMIDTDLVQELRQAMITCSKVKLRYRNRRTRQANERIVHPYAFLHGHRNYLIAWHEHPKANKVALFALPHIEAVDATGEPFVRDPGFQLQDFAARSFGLFQDEPFQTAWKFAPDAADDAAEFLFHPSQAQERLPDGSLIVRFVAASELEMAWHLYAWGDKVEVLEPQKLAEMVNPGRVAWPALP; this is encoded by the coding sequence ATGTTCGAGCGTGACAACCGAGAGGATGAAGCTGCCGAGTTGGTGACCCTCGCGGCTAAACTCAAAGCGCTAATGAAACCTGATGTGGCCCGTCGCGTTGAACCTGACCTTGAAGCCTTGTTGGAGGCCGAAGGTCTGGCAATGCGCCCAGGCCCCCGGCCAATGATCGACACCGATCTCGTCCAAGAGCTTCGCCAGGCGATGATCACATGCAGCAAGGTAAAATTACGCTACCGTAACCGACGGACCCGACAAGCCAACGAGCGAATTGTCCATCCTTACGCCTTCCTCCACGGCCATCGAAATTACCTGATTGCATGGCATGAGCACCCCAAAGCCAACAAGGTTGCGCTATTCGCGCTTCCTCACATTGAGGCTGTCGATGCTACTGGAGAGCCGTTCGTTCGGGATCCCGGCTTTCAATTGCAGGATTTCGCGGCCCGATCCTTCGGTCTATTCCAGGATGAACCGTTTCAGACCGCTTGGAAATTCGCGCCCGATGCTGCTGACGATGCCGCTGAATTTCTCTTCCACCCCAGTCAGGCCCAAGAGCGTCTGCCAGATGGTTCTCTGATTGTCAGATTCGTAGCCGCCTCCGAACTGGAAATGGCATGGCATCTCTATGCCTGGGGCGACAAGGTCGAGGTGCTGGAACCCCAGAAATTGGCCGAGATGGTGAACCCTGGTCGGGTAGCCTGGCCGGCTCTTCCTTGA